One genomic region from Bufo bufo chromosome 3, aBufBuf1.1, whole genome shotgun sequence encodes:
- the DCTN2 gene encoding dynactin subunit 2 isoform X1, with protein MADPKYADLPGIARNEPDVYETSDLPEDDQAEFDAFAQELEELTSTSVEHIIVNPNAAYDKFKDKKIGTKGLDFSDRISKAKRTGYESGEYEILGEGIGIKETPQQKYQRLLNEVQELTQEVEKIQSTVKESAAEEKLTPVALAKQVAALKQQLVSNHLEKLLGPDATINLTDPDGALAKRLMTQLDAAKTKKSPEAKSPPKGTAPDAGSLVTYELHCRPEQNKFSQAAKIAELEKRLGELEAAVRFDQDAQNPLTIGLQGSNLMDTVEILQVKVNMLDVSSLDQVEARLQSVLGKMNEIAKQKSAVEDADTESKVHQLYDIVQKWDSMSGTLPQVVQRLVTLKQLHEQAMQFGQLLTHLDTTQQMISNSLKDNTTALAMVQKAMKENLATVEDNFAGIDSRIKKLGK; from the exons GAGCTGGAG GAGCTAACCAGCACCAGTGTCGAGCACATTATCGTCAACCCCAATGCTGCTTACGACAAATTTAAAGACAAGAAGATCGGCACTAAAGGGCTCG ATTTCTCTGACCGTATTAGCAAGGCAAAGAGGACAGGATATGAATCGGGGGAATACGAAATT CTGGGGGAAGGAATTGGAATTAAAGAGACTCCGCAGCAGAAGTATCAAAGGCTCCTGAATGAAGTCCAGGAACTGACTCAAGAAGTGGAAAAAATACAG AGCACAGTCAAGGAATCTGCGGCGGAAGAGAAGCTGACGCCAGTCGCATTGGCTAAACAGGTAGCTGCTTTGAAACAGCAGTTGGTGTCCAACCACTTAGAGAAGTTGTTAGGTCCTGATGCGACCATCAACTTGACGGATCCCGATGGAGCACTTGCAAA GCGTTTAATGACGCAGTTGGATGCTGCTAAAACCAAAAAGAGCCCAGAAGCTAAAAGCCCACCAAAGGGTACGGCCCCAGACGCTGGAAGCTTGGTGACCTATGAATTACACTGCCGACCTGAACAAAATAAGTTTTCGCAGGCTGCAAAG ATAGCTGAACTTGAGAAGAGACTGGGTGAACTGGAAGCTGCCGTGCGCTTTGATCAGGATGCACAG AATCCCCTCACTATTGGATTACAAGGATCAAATCTGATG GACACTGTAGAAATCTTGCAGGTGAAGGTAAACATGCTGGATGTTTCATCGCTTGATCAGGTGGAAGCCAGGCTACAG AGTGTCCTCGGAAAGATGAATGAAATTGCAAAGCAGAAGTCGGCTGTTGAGGATGCAGATACAGAAAGCAAG GTTCACCAACTCTATGACATTGTTCAGAAGTGGGATTCCATGTCCGGGACTCTCCCCCAGGTTGTTCAGAGACTAGTGACATTAAAGCAGCTTCATGAGCAAG CCATGCAGTTTGGGCAGCTACTGACCCACCTGGACACGACTCAGCAGATGATTTCCAACTCTCTGAAGGACAACACCACTGCTTTGGCCATG GTCCAAAAGGCCATGAAGGAGAACCTTGCCACAGTGGAAGATAACTTTGCTGGTATTGACTCAAGAATAAAAAAGCTGGGCAAATAA
- the DCTN2 gene encoding dynactin subunit 2 isoform X3, with amino-acid sequence MADPKYADLPGIARNEPDVYETSDLPEDDQAEFDAELEELTSTSVEHIIVNPNAAYDKFKDKKIGTKGLDFSDRISKAKRTGYESGEYEILGEGIGIKETPQQKYQRLLNEVQELTQEVEKIQSTVKESAAEEKLTPVALAKQVAALKQQLVSNHLEKLLGPDATINLTDPDGALAKRLMTQLDAAKTKKSPEAKSPPKGTAPDAGSLVTYELHCRPEQNKFSQAAKIAELEKRLGELEAAVRFDQDAQNPLTIGLQGSNLMDTVEILQVKVNMLDVSSLDQVEARLQSVLGKMNEIAKQKSAVEDADTESKVHQLYDIVQKWDSMSGTLPQVVQRLVTLKQLHEQAMQFGQLLTHLDTTQQMISNSLKDNTTALAMVQKAMKENLATVEDNFAGIDSRIKKLGK; translated from the exons GAGCTGGAG GAGCTAACCAGCACCAGTGTCGAGCACATTATCGTCAACCCCAATGCTGCTTACGACAAATTTAAAGACAAGAAGATCGGCACTAAAGGGCTCG ATTTCTCTGACCGTATTAGCAAGGCAAAGAGGACAGGATATGAATCGGGGGAATACGAAATT CTGGGGGAAGGAATTGGAATTAAAGAGACTCCGCAGCAGAAGTATCAAAGGCTCCTGAATGAAGTCCAGGAACTGACTCAAGAAGTGGAAAAAATACAG AGCACAGTCAAGGAATCTGCGGCGGAAGAGAAGCTGACGCCAGTCGCATTGGCTAAACAGGTAGCTGCTTTGAAACAGCAGTTGGTGTCCAACCACTTAGAGAAGTTGTTAGGTCCTGATGCGACCATCAACTTGACGGATCCCGATGGAGCACTTGCAAA GCGTTTAATGACGCAGTTGGATGCTGCTAAAACCAAAAAGAGCCCAGAAGCTAAAAGCCCACCAAAGGGTACGGCCCCAGACGCTGGAAGCTTGGTGACCTATGAATTACACTGCCGACCTGAACAAAATAAGTTTTCGCAGGCTGCAAAG ATAGCTGAACTTGAGAAGAGACTGGGTGAACTGGAAGCTGCCGTGCGCTTTGATCAGGATGCACAG AATCCCCTCACTATTGGATTACAAGGATCAAATCTGATG GACACTGTAGAAATCTTGCAGGTGAAGGTAAACATGCTGGATGTTTCATCGCTTGATCAGGTGGAAGCCAGGCTACAG AGTGTCCTCGGAAAGATGAATGAAATTGCAAAGCAGAAGTCGGCTGTTGAGGATGCAGATACAGAAAGCAAG GTTCACCAACTCTATGACATTGTTCAGAAGTGGGATTCCATGTCCGGGACTCTCCCCCAGGTTGTTCAGAGACTAGTGACATTAAAGCAGCTTCATGAGCAAG CCATGCAGTTTGGGCAGCTACTGACCCACCTGGACACGACTCAGCAGATGATTTCCAACTCTCTGAAGGACAACACCACTGCTTTGGCCATG GTCCAAAAGGCCATGAAGGAGAACCTTGCCACAGTGGAAGATAACTTTGCTGGTATTGACTCAAGAATAAAAAAGCTGGGCAAATAA
- the DCTN2 gene encoding dynactin subunit 2 isoform X4 translates to MADPKYADLPGIARNEPDVYETSDLPEDDQAEFDAEELTSTSVEHIIVNPNAAYDKFKDKKIGTKGLDFSDRISKAKRTGYESGEYEILGEGIGIKETPQQKYQRLLNEVQELTQEVEKIQSTVKESAAEEKLTPVALAKQVAALKQQLVSNHLEKLLGPDATINLTDPDGALAKRLMTQLDAAKTKKSPEAKSPPKGTAPDAGSLVTYELHCRPEQNKFSQAAKIAELEKRLGELEAAVRFDQDAQNPLTIGLQGSNLMDTVEILQVKVNMLDVSSLDQVEARLQSVLGKMNEIAKQKSAVEDADTESKVHQLYDIVQKWDSMSGTLPQVVQRLVTLKQLHEQAMQFGQLLTHLDTTQQMISNSLKDNTTALAMVQKAMKENLATVEDNFAGIDSRIKKLGK, encoded by the exons GAGGAGCTAACCAGCACCAGTGTCGAGCACATTATCGTCAACCCCAATGCTGCTTACGACAAATTTAAAGACAAGAAGATCGGCACTAAAGGGCTCG ATTTCTCTGACCGTATTAGCAAGGCAAAGAGGACAGGATATGAATCGGGGGAATACGAAATT CTGGGGGAAGGAATTGGAATTAAAGAGACTCCGCAGCAGAAGTATCAAAGGCTCCTGAATGAAGTCCAGGAACTGACTCAAGAAGTGGAAAAAATACAG AGCACAGTCAAGGAATCTGCGGCGGAAGAGAAGCTGACGCCAGTCGCATTGGCTAAACAGGTAGCTGCTTTGAAACAGCAGTTGGTGTCCAACCACTTAGAGAAGTTGTTAGGTCCTGATGCGACCATCAACTTGACGGATCCCGATGGAGCACTTGCAAA GCGTTTAATGACGCAGTTGGATGCTGCTAAAACCAAAAAGAGCCCAGAAGCTAAAAGCCCACCAAAGGGTACGGCCCCAGACGCTGGAAGCTTGGTGACCTATGAATTACACTGCCGACCTGAACAAAATAAGTTTTCGCAGGCTGCAAAG ATAGCTGAACTTGAGAAGAGACTGGGTGAACTGGAAGCTGCCGTGCGCTTTGATCAGGATGCACAG AATCCCCTCACTATTGGATTACAAGGATCAAATCTGATG GACACTGTAGAAATCTTGCAGGTGAAGGTAAACATGCTGGATGTTTCATCGCTTGATCAGGTGGAAGCCAGGCTACAG AGTGTCCTCGGAAAGATGAATGAAATTGCAAAGCAGAAGTCGGCTGTTGAGGATGCAGATACAGAAAGCAAG GTTCACCAACTCTATGACATTGTTCAGAAGTGGGATTCCATGTCCGGGACTCTCCCCCAGGTTGTTCAGAGACTAGTGACATTAAAGCAGCTTCATGAGCAAG CCATGCAGTTTGGGCAGCTACTGACCCACCTGGACACGACTCAGCAGATGATTTCCAACTCTCTGAAGGACAACACCACTGCTTTGGCCATG GTCCAAAAGGCCATGAAGGAGAACCTTGCCACAGTGGAAGATAACTTTGCTGGTATTGACTCAAGAATAAAAAAGCTGGGCAAATAA
- the DCTN2 gene encoding dynactin subunit 2 isoform X2, whose translation MADPKYADLPGIARNEPDVYETSDLPEDDQAEFDAFAQEELTSTSVEHIIVNPNAAYDKFKDKKIGTKGLDFSDRISKAKRTGYESGEYEILGEGIGIKETPQQKYQRLLNEVQELTQEVEKIQSTVKESAAEEKLTPVALAKQVAALKQQLVSNHLEKLLGPDATINLTDPDGALAKRLMTQLDAAKTKKSPEAKSPPKGTAPDAGSLVTYELHCRPEQNKFSQAAKIAELEKRLGELEAAVRFDQDAQNPLTIGLQGSNLMDTVEILQVKVNMLDVSSLDQVEARLQSVLGKMNEIAKQKSAVEDADTESKVHQLYDIVQKWDSMSGTLPQVVQRLVTLKQLHEQAMQFGQLLTHLDTTQQMISNSLKDNTTALAMVQKAMKENLATVEDNFAGIDSRIKKLGK comes from the exons GAGGAGCTAACCAGCACCAGTGTCGAGCACATTATCGTCAACCCCAATGCTGCTTACGACAAATTTAAAGACAAGAAGATCGGCACTAAAGGGCTCG ATTTCTCTGACCGTATTAGCAAGGCAAAGAGGACAGGATATGAATCGGGGGAATACGAAATT CTGGGGGAAGGAATTGGAATTAAAGAGACTCCGCAGCAGAAGTATCAAAGGCTCCTGAATGAAGTCCAGGAACTGACTCAAGAAGTGGAAAAAATACAG AGCACAGTCAAGGAATCTGCGGCGGAAGAGAAGCTGACGCCAGTCGCATTGGCTAAACAGGTAGCTGCTTTGAAACAGCAGTTGGTGTCCAACCACTTAGAGAAGTTGTTAGGTCCTGATGCGACCATCAACTTGACGGATCCCGATGGAGCACTTGCAAA GCGTTTAATGACGCAGTTGGATGCTGCTAAAACCAAAAAGAGCCCAGAAGCTAAAAGCCCACCAAAGGGTACGGCCCCAGACGCTGGAAGCTTGGTGACCTATGAATTACACTGCCGACCTGAACAAAATAAGTTTTCGCAGGCTGCAAAG ATAGCTGAACTTGAGAAGAGACTGGGTGAACTGGAAGCTGCCGTGCGCTTTGATCAGGATGCACAG AATCCCCTCACTATTGGATTACAAGGATCAAATCTGATG GACACTGTAGAAATCTTGCAGGTGAAGGTAAACATGCTGGATGTTTCATCGCTTGATCAGGTGGAAGCCAGGCTACAG AGTGTCCTCGGAAAGATGAATGAAATTGCAAAGCAGAAGTCGGCTGTTGAGGATGCAGATACAGAAAGCAAG GTTCACCAACTCTATGACATTGTTCAGAAGTGGGATTCCATGTCCGGGACTCTCCCCCAGGTTGTTCAGAGACTAGTGACATTAAAGCAGCTTCATGAGCAAG CCATGCAGTTTGGGCAGCTACTGACCCACCTGGACACGACTCAGCAGATGATTTCCAACTCTCTGAAGGACAACACCACTGCTTTGGCCATG GTCCAAAAGGCCATGAAGGAGAACCTTGCCACAGTGGAAGATAACTTTGCTGGTATTGACTCAAGAATAAAAAAGCTGGGCAAATAA